The Cottoperca gobio chromosome 6, fCotGob3.1, whole genome shotgun sequence genome has a segment encoding these proteins:
- the edc4 gene encoding enhancer of mRNA-decapping protein 4 isoform X2, whose amino-acid sequence MASNSNIDIEGATQHLRDILKLDRPGNITDAPSTDVPRIPSFNGELNGLLGAVGLLGSTDRSIMSESTRPISTDLCSTQECQIICLSGDDGSTSIPITSNNVEIVASQDSSINSKARGSNKVKIQPVAKYDWEHKYYYGRLIAVSNSFLAYAIRGANNHAMIRVLSVGFAERSLLKGFTGAVTDLAFAHLDSSLLGCVDEAGNLMVWQLTCTGSKILDQIVVHIRRPEDSPLNSHRRLIWCPFIQDEENPENQENQDDTSQTLALLHEDVAEVWDLEVLRANNSSWPIDATDLKDGLITVKGHTQRVSEGALSPDGTVLATASHDGYIKFWQIYIEGGQDQPRCLHELRPHGGRPLSCLLFCDNHKRQDPEVPFWRFLITGADQNQELKLWCTVSWTCLQTIRFSPDLFNSSVLPSLKASLDLSSEFLILTDVQRKVLYVMELHQDQDKGMASFTAVSEFLLTHPVLSFGVRDVAHSRLRHTEVLPAEEESESMTTEGTQGPTESKSGIQIKLYCVHTKSLQDVQIWFQPNLSFSSALFLPHSDSQDGFGFSDHLTDQSSDKESGSGSQTDLRKIPSLPAPADFLSNLGANSGIKLMTPDAFMTPSTSVPASPGSSASSLTIVTAISSNSDSTNSFLNVCRAIDDVSQSPHRAENNSSSTLALSTSSLALSTSTLAISTSSPRAASAVLLPGLENMQALASPSGPLVLDGPQILDSPLLPPLSSPTRARSPDVISSASTAMSQDMPEIASQTLQLQRGLVSSMESSPLSALQTDSMASAASALHLLTSPRTSNNSLLPLELGGADGPVGGAGESEPRLSHTPSLLENALSQENPGVGGGSSDGSVIHTPWPAAPDITRETRNSLRDNGLGDCSREEAKDRRLSSPYHRRTYHLTQNDSQDAGAEQSDPDDEVSSLVSSSGNCGSRSSHRLPVKDWKTSPRGSPKVKRKTKKDDCESSQSRQMDSGQMNAEVQDELLMLLRSQQRELTELRGQIEAMQSTIMVQVEHALTNHQEQEQRRLERVLAESQNHQQQLQEQLSQQLSHTLSSVLTNRMDKVLREEMKKTVPQTISKSLEPVTGQLNNTIAAKLTAVEITLKDNVSKVVKSKNTTDAIGRAAAEAMQGPIQAAYKDAFQSIVLPVFERGCQSMFQQINDSFKQGTQEYIQQLETHMKNKKQREQEAREPIICQLQQMIDSFQTSTDQLANNITANVRAEVQHQIQMMVGNLQETILSHVQRIVKGEVSLAMKEQQAVVTSSIMQAMRSAAGTPVPTAHLDYQTQQANILQLLQQGQLNQAFQQALSATDLNLVLYVCETIDSQQVFGQHPCPLSQPVLLSLIQQLSSNLTTRSELKISYLEDAVMNLDHGDPLTRDHMSSVLAQVRPKLFTFLQQDPHSPLSKRARRLMMMLQGLVSH is encoded by the exons GTGAAGATTCAACCTGTTGCTAAGTACGACTGGGAACACAAGTATTATTATGGCAGACTGATAGCGGTGTCCAACTCCTTCCTGGCCTACGCCATCAGAG GAGCCAACAACCATGCAATGATTCGTGTCCTGAGTGTCGGTTTTGCTGAGCGCTCTCTTCTGAAGGGCTTCACTGGAGCTGTCACAGATTTGGCTTTTGCCCACCTCGACTCCTCCCTGTTAGGTTGTGTAGATGAAGCGGGCAACCTGATGGTCTGGCAGCTCACCTGCACTGGAAGCAAGATACT TGATCAGATAGTGGTTCATATCCGACGGCCAGAAGACTCTCCACTGAACTCCCACCGTCGCCTCATATGGTGCCCGTTCATCCAGGATGAAGAGAACCCGGAGAACCAGGAGAACCAGGATGACACAAGCCAGACCTTAGCCCTTCTACACGAAGACGTG GCTGAGGTGTGGGACCTGGAAGTCTTGAGAGCCAACAACAGCAGTTGGCCCATTGATGCCACTGACCTAAAAGATGGCCTCATCACAGTCAAGGGACATACCCAG CGAGTCAGTGAAGGCGCTCTGTCTCCAGATGGAACTGTGTTAGCCACAGCCAGCCATGATGGATACATCAAGTTCTGGCAGATATACATAGAAGGAGGACAGGACCAGCCAAG ATGTCTTCATGAATTGCGGCCTCACGGAGGACGTCCCCTCTCCTGTCTTCTTTTCTGTGACAACCACAAAAGACAGGACCCCGA AGTTCCTTTCTGGCGGTTCCTTATAACTGGAGCGGATCAGAACCAGGAGTTGAAACTGTGGTGTACTGTTTCCTGGACCTGTTTACAGACCATCAG gttttctccagatctgttcAACTCATCAGTTCTGCCAAGTCTGAAGGCCAGTCTGGACCTCTCTTCAGAGTTTCTCATTCTCACCGATGTACAGAGGAAG GTTCTGTATGTGATGGAGCTGCATCAGGATCAGGATAAAGGCATGGCCAGTTTCACAGCGGTATCAGAGTTCCTACTGACCCACCCTGTTCTCAGCTTTGGGGTCCGGGACGTCGCCCACAGCCGATTGCGGCACACTGAGGTTCTccctgcagaggaggagagtgagagtATGACAACAG aGGGCACTCAAGGACCAACAGAGTCCAAGTCTGGGATCCAAATTAAACTTTACTGTGTTCACACCAA gagtCTGCAGGATGTCCAGATCTGGTTTCAGCCCAACTTGAGTTTCAGCTCTGCACTCTTCCTGCCTCATTCTGATTCCCAGGATGGTTTTG GGTTCTCAGACCATCTCACTGACCAGAGCTCTGACAAGGAATCAGGAAGTGGCTCTCAGACCGACCTGAGGAAGATCCCATCGCTTCCTGCTCCAGCTGACTTCCTGTCAAACTTGGGAGCCAACAGCGGCATCAAGCTGATGACTCCCGATGCCTTTATGACACCAAGCACTTCG GTCCCAGCATCTCCTGGCAGCAGCGCCAGCAGTCTGACCATAGTGACAGCCATCAGCAGCAACTCTGACTCGACTAACAG CTTTCTTAATGTGTGCAGAGCTATCGACGATGTCAGTCAGAGTCctcacagagcagagaacaacagcagcagcactctgGCACTGTCCACCAGCAGTCTGGCACTCTCCACCAGCACTCTGGCAATCTCTACCAGCAGCCCAAGAGCTgcttctgctgtgctgctgcctggACTGGAGAACATGCAG GCTTTAGCGTCTCCTAGTGGTCCTCTTGTGCTTGACGGCCCACAGATTCTGGACTCTCCCCTCCTGCCACCTCTGTCCTCTCCGACCAGGGCCCGCTCCCCTGACGTCATCTCCTCAGCCTCCACAGCCATGTCCCAGGACATGCCAGAGATTGCATCCCAGACCCTGCAGCTTCAGCGTGGACTCGTGTCCAGTATGGAGTCTTCACCTCTTTCTGCTCTCCAAACAGACAGCATGGCCTCTGCTGCATCTGCCCTGCACCTACTCACCTCACCCCGCACATCCAACAACAG TCTGTTGCCCCTCGAACTCGGAGGTGCAGATGGGCCAGTGGGCGGGGCAGGGGAGTCAGAGCCCAGACTCAGCCACACCCCATCTCTACTTGAGAACGCCTTATCGCAGGAGAACCCTGGAGTTGGTGGAGGCTCATCAGATGGGAGTGTTATCCACACACCTTGGCCCGCTGCGCCTGACATCACGAGAGAAACCAGGAACAGTCTCAGGGACAATGGTCTTGGAGACTG TTCAAGAGAGGAGGCGAAGGACAGACGCTTGAGCTCACCTTACCATCGACGGACGTATCACCTCACACAGAACGACAGTCAGGACGCTGGCGCTGAACAGAG TGACCCTGATGATGAGGTGTCCAGCCTGGTATCATCCTCAGGAAATTGTGGCTCTCGTTCTTCTCACAGACTACCAGTTAAGGACTGGAAGACCTCACCACGTGGCTCGCCAAAAGTAAAGAGGAAGACCAAGAAAGATGACTG TGAGTCGTCCCAGTCCAGGCAAATGGACTCTGGTCAG ATGAATGCAGAAGTGCAGGACGAGTTGTTGATGCTCCTGCGCAGCCAGCAGAGGGAGTTAACTGAACTGCGTGGGCAGATTGAAGCCATGCAGAGCACCATTATGGTCCAAGTAGAGCACGCCCTTACTAACCACCAGGAACAAGAAC AGCGCAGACTAGAGCGAGTTCTGGCAGAGAGTCAGaatcatcagcagcagcttcaggagCAGCTCAGCCAGCAGCTCAGCCACACTCTCAGCTCGGTGCTAACCAACAGAATGGACAAAGTGCTACGAGAGGAAATGAAGAAAACAGTCCCACAAA CAATCTCTAAGAGTCTGGAGCCAGTGACGGGTCAACTGAACAATACAATTGCTGCCAAGCTGACCGCTGTGGAGATCACGCTGAAGGACAATGTCAGCAAGGTGGTCAAATCCAAG AACACAACGGATGCAATCGGTCGAGCGGCAGCCGAAGCGATGCAGGGGCCCATCCAAGCAGCCTATAAAGACGCCTTCCAGAGCATCGTGCtgcctgtttttgaaagaggcTGCCAGTCCATGTTTCAACAAATCAACGACAGCTTTAAACAAGGCACACAAGAAT ACATCCAACAGCTTGAGACCCATATGAAGAACaaaaagcagagagagcaggaggcaCGAGAACCCATTATTTGCCAGCTCCAGCAGATGATCGACAGCTTCCAAACCTCCACCGATCAGCTGGCCAATAACATCACAGCAAATGTCCGGGCAGAGGTCCAGCACCAGATCCAGATGATGGTGGGAAA TTTGCAGGAGACTATTCTTAGCCATGTGCAGCGAATTGTCAAAGGGGAGGTGAGCCTGGCAATGAAGGAGCAGCAGGCAGTGGTCACCTCCAGCATCATGCAGGCGATGAGGTCAGCGGCCGGCACACCCGTCCCCACAGCACACCTAGACTACCAGACACAGCAGGCCAacatcctgcagctcctgcagcagggCCAGCTCAACCAGGCCTTCcagcag GCTCTGTCAGCGACAGATCTGAACTTGGTCTTGTATGTGTGCGAGACCATCGACTCTCAGCAGGTGTTTGGTCAGCACCCCTGTCCTCTCAGCCAGCCCGTGTTGCTGTCGCTCATCCAGCAGCTCTCCTCCAACCTTACAACCCGCTCTGAGCTCAAAATCAG CTACCTGGAGGATGCAGTGATGAACCTGGACCACGGCGACCCGCTGACAAGAGACCACATGTCCTCCGTGCTGGCCCAGGTCAGACCCAAGCTCTTTACCTTCCTGCAGCAGGACCCCCACAGCCCGCTCAGCAAGAGGGCGCGGCGCCTGATGATGATGCTGCAGGGTCTCGTCAGCCACTAG
- the edc4 gene encoding enhancer of mRNA-decapping protein 4 isoform X1: protein MASNSNIDIEGATQHLRDILKLDRPGNITDAPSTDVPRIPSFNGELNGLLGAVGLLGSTDRSIMSESTRPISTDLCSTQECQIICLSGDDGSTSIPITSNNVEIVASQDSSINSKARGSNKVKIQPVAKYDWEHKYYYGRLIAVSNSFLAYAIRGANNHAMIRVLSVGFAERSLLKGFTGAVTDLAFAHLDSSLLGCVDEAGNLMVWQLTCTGSKILDQIVVHIRRPEDSPLNSHRRLIWCPFIQDEENPENQENQDDTSQTLALLHEDVAEVWDLEVLRANNSSWPIDATDLKDGLITVKGHTQRVSEGALSPDGTVLATASHDGYIKFWQIYIEGGQDQPRCLHELRPHGGRPLSCLLFCDNHKRQDPEVPFWRFLITGADQNQELKLWCTVSWTCLQTIRFSPDLFNSSVLPSLKASLDLSSEFLILTDVQRKVLYVMELHQDQDKGMASFTAVSEFLLTHPVLSFGVRDVAHSRLRHTEVLPAEEESESMTTEGTQGPTESKSGIQIKLYCVHTKSLQDVQIWFQPNLSFSSALFLPHSDSQDGFAGFSDHLTDQSSDKESGSGSQTDLRKIPSLPAPADFLSNLGANSGIKLMTPDAFMTPSTSVPASPGSSASSLTIVTAISSNSDSTNSFLNVCRAIDDVSQSPHRAENNSSSTLALSTSSLALSTSTLAISTSSPRAASAVLLPGLENMQALASPSGPLVLDGPQILDSPLLPPLSSPTRARSPDVISSASTAMSQDMPEIASQTLQLQRGLVSSMESSPLSALQTDSMASAASALHLLTSPRTSNNSLLPLELGGADGPVGGAGESEPRLSHTPSLLENALSQENPGVGGGSSDGSVIHTPWPAAPDITRETRNSLRDNGLGDCSREEAKDRRLSSPYHRRTYHLTQNDSQDAGAEQSDPDDEVSSLVSSSGNCGSRSSHRLPVKDWKTSPRGSPKVKRKTKKDDCESSQSRQMDSGQMNAEVQDELLMLLRSQQRELTELRGQIEAMQSTIMVQVEHALTNHQEQEQRRLERVLAESQNHQQQLQEQLSQQLSHTLSSVLTNRMDKVLREEMKKTVPQTISKSLEPVTGQLNNTIAAKLTAVEITLKDNVSKVVKSKNTTDAIGRAAAEAMQGPIQAAYKDAFQSIVLPVFERGCQSMFQQINDSFKQGTQEYIQQLETHMKNKKQREQEAREPIICQLQQMIDSFQTSTDQLANNITANVRAEVQHQIQMMVGNLQETILSHVQRIVKGEVSLAMKEQQAVVTSSIMQAMRSAAGTPVPTAHLDYQTQQANILQLLQQGQLNQAFQQALSATDLNLVLYVCETIDSQQVFGQHPCPLSQPVLLSLIQQLSSNLTTRSELKISYLEDAVMNLDHGDPLTRDHMSSVLAQVRPKLFTFLQQDPHSPLSKRARRLMMMLQGLVSH, encoded by the exons GTGAAGATTCAACCTGTTGCTAAGTACGACTGGGAACACAAGTATTATTATGGCAGACTGATAGCGGTGTCCAACTCCTTCCTGGCCTACGCCATCAGAG GAGCCAACAACCATGCAATGATTCGTGTCCTGAGTGTCGGTTTTGCTGAGCGCTCTCTTCTGAAGGGCTTCACTGGAGCTGTCACAGATTTGGCTTTTGCCCACCTCGACTCCTCCCTGTTAGGTTGTGTAGATGAAGCGGGCAACCTGATGGTCTGGCAGCTCACCTGCACTGGAAGCAAGATACT TGATCAGATAGTGGTTCATATCCGACGGCCAGAAGACTCTCCACTGAACTCCCACCGTCGCCTCATATGGTGCCCGTTCATCCAGGATGAAGAGAACCCGGAGAACCAGGAGAACCAGGATGACACAAGCCAGACCTTAGCCCTTCTACACGAAGACGTG GCTGAGGTGTGGGACCTGGAAGTCTTGAGAGCCAACAACAGCAGTTGGCCCATTGATGCCACTGACCTAAAAGATGGCCTCATCACAGTCAAGGGACATACCCAG CGAGTCAGTGAAGGCGCTCTGTCTCCAGATGGAACTGTGTTAGCCACAGCCAGCCATGATGGATACATCAAGTTCTGGCAGATATACATAGAAGGAGGACAGGACCAGCCAAG ATGTCTTCATGAATTGCGGCCTCACGGAGGACGTCCCCTCTCCTGTCTTCTTTTCTGTGACAACCACAAAAGACAGGACCCCGA AGTTCCTTTCTGGCGGTTCCTTATAACTGGAGCGGATCAGAACCAGGAGTTGAAACTGTGGTGTACTGTTTCCTGGACCTGTTTACAGACCATCAG gttttctccagatctgttcAACTCATCAGTTCTGCCAAGTCTGAAGGCCAGTCTGGACCTCTCTTCAGAGTTTCTCATTCTCACCGATGTACAGAGGAAG GTTCTGTATGTGATGGAGCTGCATCAGGATCAGGATAAAGGCATGGCCAGTTTCACAGCGGTATCAGAGTTCCTACTGACCCACCCTGTTCTCAGCTTTGGGGTCCGGGACGTCGCCCACAGCCGATTGCGGCACACTGAGGTTCTccctgcagaggaggagagtgagagtATGACAACAG aGGGCACTCAAGGACCAACAGAGTCCAAGTCTGGGATCCAAATTAAACTTTACTGTGTTCACACCAA gagtCTGCAGGATGTCCAGATCTGGTTTCAGCCCAACTTGAGTTTCAGCTCTGCACTCTTCCTGCCTCATTCTGATTCCCAGGATGGTTTTG CAGGGTTCTCAGACCATCTCACTGACCAGAGCTCTGACAAGGAATCAGGAAGTGGCTCTCAGACCGACCTGAGGAAGATCCCATCGCTTCCTGCTCCAGCTGACTTCCTGTCAAACTTGGGAGCCAACAGCGGCATCAAGCTGATGACTCCCGATGCCTTTATGACACCAAGCACTTCG GTCCCAGCATCTCCTGGCAGCAGCGCCAGCAGTCTGACCATAGTGACAGCCATCAGCAGCAACTCTGACTCGACTAACAG CTTTCTTAATGTGTGCAGAGCTATCGACGATGTCAGTCAGAGTCctcacagagcagagaacaacagcagcagcactctgGCACTGTCCACCAGCAGTCTGGCACTCTCCACCAGCACTCTGGCAATCTCTACCAGCAGCCCAAGAGCTgcttctgctgtgctgctgcctggACTGGAGAACATGCAG GCTTTAGCGTCTCCTAGTGGTCCTCTTGTGCTTGACGGCCCACAGATTCTGGACTCTCCCCTCCTGCCACCTCTGTCCTCTCCGACCAGGGCCCGCTCCCCTGACGTCATCTCCTCAGCCTCCACAGCCATGTCCCAGGACATGCCAGAGATTGCATCCCAGACCCTGCAGCTTCAGCGTGGACTCGTGTCCAGTATGGAGTCTTCACCTCTTTCTGCTCTCCAAACAGACAGCATGGCCTCTGCTGCATCTGCCCTGCACCTACTCACCTCACCCCGCACATCCAACAACAG TCTGTTGCCCCTCGAACTCGGAGGTGCAGATGGGCCAGTGGGCGGGGCAGGGGAGTCAGAGCCCAGACTCAGCCACACCCCATCTCTACTTGAGAACGCCTTATCGCAGGAGAACCCTGGAGTTGGTGGAGGCTCATCAGATGGGAGTGTTATCCACACACCTTGGCCCGCTGCGCCTGACATCACGAGAGAAACCAGGAACAGTCTCAGGGACAATGGTCTTGGAGACTG TTCAAGAGAGGAGGCGAAGGACAGACGCTTGAGCTCACCTTACCATCGACGGACGTATCACCTCACACAGAACGACAGTCAGGACGCTGGCGCTGAACAGAG TGACCCTGATGATGAGGTGTCCAGCCTGGTATCATCCTCAGGAAATTGTGGCTCTCGTTCTTCTCACAGACTACCAGTTAAGGACTGGAAGACCTCACCACGTGGCTCGCCAAAAGTAAAGAGGAAGACCAAGAAAGATGACTG TGAGTCGTCCCAGTCCAGGCAAATGGACTCTGGTCAG ATGAATGCAGAAGTGCAGGACGAGTTGTTGATGCTCCTGCGCAGCCAGCAGAGGGAGTTAACTGAACTGCGTGGGCAGATTGAAGCCATGCAGAGCACCATTATGGTCCAAGTAGAGCACGCCCTTACTAACCACCAGGAACAAGAAC AGCGCAGACTAGAGCGAGTTCTGGCAGAGAGTCAGaatcatcagcagcagcttcaggagCAGCTCAGCCAGCAGCTCAGCCACACTCTCAGCTCGGTGCTAACCAACAGAATGGACAAAGTGCTACGAGAGGAAATGAAGAAAACAGTCCCACAAA CAATCTCTAAGAGTCTGGAGCCAGTGACGGGTCAACTGAACAATACAATTGCTGCCAAGCTGACCGCTGTGGAGATCACGCTGAAGGACAATGTCAGCAAGGTGGTCAAATCCAAG AACACAACGGATGCAATCGGTCGAGCGGCAGCCGAAGCGATGCAGGGGCCCATCCAAGCAGCCTATAAAGACGCCTTCCAGAGCATCGTGCtgcctgtttttgaaagaggcTGCCAGTCCATGTTTCAACAAATCAACGACAGCTTTAAACAAGGCACACAAGAAT ACATCCAACAGCTTGAGACCCATATGAAGAACaaaaagcagagagagcaggaggcaCGAGAACCCATTATTTGCCAGCTCCAGCAGATGATCGACAGCTTCCAAACCTCCACCGATCAGCTGGCCAATAACATCACAGCAAATGTCCGGGCAGAGGTCCAGCACCAGATCCAGATGATGGTGGGAAA TTTGCAGGAGACTATTCTTAGCCATGTGCAGCGAATTGTCAAAGGGGAGGTGAGCCTGGCAATGAAGGAGCAGCAGGCAGTGGTCACCTCCAGCATCATGCAGGCGATGAGGTCAGCGGCCGGCACACCCGTCCCCACAGCACACCTAGACTACCAGACACAGCAGGCCAacatcctgcagctcctgcagcagggCCAGCTCAACCAGGCCTTCcagcag GCTCTGTCAGCGACAGATCTGAACTTGGTCTTGTATGTGTGCGAGACCATCGACTCTCAGCAGGTGTTTGGTCAGCACCCCTGTCCTCTCAGCCAGCCCGTGTTGCTGTCGCTCATCCAGCAGCTCTCCTCCAACCTTACAACCCGCTCTGAGCTCAAAATCAG CTACCTGGAGGATGCAGTGATGAACCTGGACCACGGCGACCCGCTGACAAGAGACCACATGTCCTCCGTGCTGGCCCAGGTCAGACCCAAGCTCTTTACCTTCCTGCAGCAGGACCCCCACAGCCCGCTCAGCAAGAGGGCGCGGCGCCTGATGATGATGCTGCAGGGTCTCGTCAGCCACTAG